In Nicotiana tabacum cultivar K326 chromosome 19, ASM71507v2, whole genome shotgun sequence, one DNA window encodes the following:
- the LOC107773252 gene encoding uric acid degradation bifunctional protein TTL-like isoform X1, with protein MGSVFDEKDFLACCGSTKFGKEMVAAAPFSTLQDAILAARHIWFNKVDVNGWLEAFAAHPQIGQSPSKNHQSPTFAQWSKGEQSTALATATDSTLQELFEWNARYREKFGFIFLICASGRSTLEILAELKIRYQNRPIIEFEIAAQEQMKITELRLAKLFTDKADTAPTIKPLATTNIARKAEEDRVKIIGAHMTAATGDAGAKPAHIPNRTRPPITTHVLDTSRGCPANGIEVQLEMWNDNQTRPQFDKANIGGWKVLGSSATDKDGRSGQLMNMVEALAPGIYRISFNTGEYIPDGFFPYVSIVFEIRESQKWDHFHVPLLLSPFSFSTYRGS; from the exons ATGGGATCAGTATTTGATGAAAAGGATTTCCTGGCATGCTGTGGGAGCACCAAATTCGGAAAGGAGATGGTAGCAGCTGCCCCCTTTTCCACTCTCCAAGATGCCATCCTTGCTGCCAGACATATCTGGTTCAACAAG GTTGATGTAAATGGGTGGCTTGAAGCATTTGCTGCTCATCCACAAATTGGTCAAAGCCCTTCCAAGAATCACCAAAGCCCTACTTTTGCCCA GTGGAGCAAGGGCGAGCAGTCAACAGCTCTGGCCACTGCTACTGATTCTACGTTACAG GAACTGTTTGAGTGGAATGCTCGCTATAGGGAGAAGTTTGGATTTATCTTCTTGATATGTGCTTCAGGGAGAAGTACCCTTGAGATACTTGCAGAGTTGAAG ATACGGTACCAGAACAGACCAATAATTGAGTTTGAGATTGCAGCCCAGGAGCAAATGAAAATAACTGAATTACGCCTTGCCAAACTCTTCACGGACAAAGCAGATACTGCACCAACAATTAAACCGTTGGCTACAACTAATATTGCGAGAAAAGCAGAAG AAGATCGTGTGAAAATTATTGGAGCACATATGACTGCTGCAACTGGAGATGCTGGAGCAAAACCAGCTCATATACCAAATAGAACTCGCCCGCCCATCACAACCCATGTTCTGGATACTAGTCGTGGATGTCCAGCGAATGGAATTGAAGTACAACTAGAGATGTGGAATGACAACCAAACAAGACCGCAGTTTGACAAAGCTAATATTGGTGGGTGGAAAGTACTAGGGTCTTCAGCTACGGACAAAGATGGTCGAAGTGGTCAGTTGATGAATATGGTTGAAGCTTTGGCTCCAGGAATATATCGGATAAGTTTCAACACGGGTGAGTATATTCCTGATGGATTTTTTCCCTATGTCTCTATTGTTTTTGAGATCAGAGAGTCCCAGAAATGGGATCACTTTCATGTTCCTTTGCTGCTCTCTCCATTCTCATTCTCCACATATCGTGGTAGCTAG
- the LOC107777109 gene encoding 3-hydroxyisobutyryl-CoA hydrolase 1 isoform X1, producing MAHTSSIHGGTNQVLVEETSSVRTFILNRPKQLNALSHQMISRLLELFHASERDSNVKMIILKGNGRAFCAGGDVTAVVHNVRRGNWKLGADYFREEFTLNYVMATYSKPQVSILNGIVMGGGAGASVHGRFRVATEKSVFAMPETALGLFPDVGASYFYSRLPGFFGEYAGLTGARLDGAEMLACGLATHFVPSERLPLLEQALVKVNTSDPDVISTIISRFSHIPKLKEGSSYHKMKIIDRCFSRRTVEEIISALESEALNKNDDWVSSTIQSLKKASPTSLKISLRSIREGRLQGVGSCLIREYRMVCHVLMGEFSKDFFEGCRALLIDKDRNPKWEPSRLDLIRDDDVDSYFSKIEDEDWEDLKLPPRSNLPPYAIAKL from the exons ATGGCTCATACCTCTTCCATCCATGGCGGAACCAATCAG GTTTTGGTGGAGGAGACATCAAGCGTTAGAACATTCATATTAAATAGGCCCAAGCAGCTCAATGCTCTTTCTCATCAAATG ATATCTCGGCTGTTGGAACTTTTCCATGCTAGTGAAAGAGATTCTAATGTGAAGATGATAATATTGAAG GGAAATGGAAGGGCTTTCTGTGCTGGTGGTGATGTTACAGCTGTTGTTCATAATGTTCGCCGGG GTAACTGGAAACTGGGTGCTGATTATTTCCGTGAAGAGTTCACCCTTAACTATGTGATGGCAACATATAGCAAACCCCAG GTCTCCATCCTTAATGGAATTGTCATGGGAGGTGGAGCTGGTGCTTCTGTACATGGTAGATTTCGAGTTGCAACAGAGAAGTCG GTTTTTGCTATGCCTGAAACAGCTTTGGGACTCTTTCCTGATGTAGGTGCCTCTTACTTTTATTCGAGGCTTCCAGGATTCTTTG GGGAATATGCTGGTCTTACTGGTGCTAGGTTGGATGGTGCTGAAATGCTTGCTTGTGGTCTAGCAACTCACTTTGTACCTTCAGAG AGGTTGCCACTTTTAGAACAAGCGCTAGTTAAAGTCAATACGAGTGATCCAGATGTTATTTCGACCATCATTAGTCGGTTCTCCCACATACCAAAGTTGAAAGAAGGAAGTTCTTACCACAA GATGAAGATCATTGATCGCTGTTTCTCTCGAAGAACAGTCGAAGAAATCATATCTGCTCTT GAAAGTGAGGCTTTGAACAAGAATGATGACTGGGTCTCTTCTACCATCCAATCGCTAAAGAAAGCATCCCCTACAAGTCTTAAAATTTCATTGAGATCA ATAAGAGAAGGGAGGCTGCAAGGTGTTGGTAGCTGCCTTATCCGAGAGTATAGGATGGTTTGTCATGTGTTGATGGGAGAATTTAGCAAGGATTTTTTCGAG GGATGCAGAGCTTTACTCATCGACAAGGATAGAAATCCTAAG TGGGAGCCGTCTAGACTGGACCTAATTAGAGATGATGATGTTGACAGTTACTTCTCCAAGATAGAAGATGAAGATTGGGAAGACCTAAAGCTGCCTCCTAGATCAAACTTGCCTCCGTATGCCATTGCaaagctttaa
- the LOC107777109 gene encoding 3-hydroxyisobutyryl-CoA hydrolase 1 isoform X2: MAHTSSIHGGTNQVLVEETSSVRTFILNRPKQLNALSHQMISRLLELFHASERDSNVKMIILKGNGRAFCAGGDVTAVVHNVRRGNWKLGADYFREEFTLNYVMATYSKPQVSILNGIVMGGGAGASVHGRFRVATEKSVFAMPETALGLFPDVGASYFYSRLPGFFGEYAGLTGARLDGAEMLACGLATHFVPSERLPLLEQALVKVNTSDPDVISTIISRFSHIPKLKEGSSYHKMKIIDRCFSRRTVEEIISALESEALNKNDDWVSSTIQSLKKASPTSLKISLRSIREGRLQGVGSCLIREYRMVCHVLMGEFSKDFFEGCRALLIDKDRNPKLLLQDRR, from the exons ATGGCTCATACCTCTTCCATCCATGGCGGAACCAATCAG GTTTTGGTGGAGGAGACATCAAGCGTTAGAACATTCATATTAAATAGGCCCAAGCAGCTCAATGCTCTTTCTCATCAAATG ATATCTCGGCTGTTGGAACTTTTCCATGCTAGTGAAAGAGATTCTAATGTGAAGATGATAATATTGAAG GGAAATGGAAGGGCTTTCTGTGCTGGTGGTGATGTTACAGCTGTTGTTCATAATGTTCGCCGGG GTAACTGGAAACTGGGTGCTGATTATTTCCGTGAAGAGTTCACCCTTAACTATGTGATGGCAACATATAGCAAACCCCAG GTCTCCATCCTTAATGGAATTGTCATGGGAGGTGGAGCTGGTGCTTCTGTACATGGTAGATTTCGAGTTGCAACAGAGAAGTCG GTTTTTGCTATGCCTGAAACAGCTTTGGGACTCTTTCCTGATGTAGGTGCCTCTTACTTTTATTCGAGGCTTCCAGGATTCTTTG GGGAATATGCTGGTCTTACTGGTGCTAGGTTGGATGGTGCTGAAATGCTTGCTTGTGGTCTAGCAACTCACTTTGTACCTTCAGAG AGGTTGCCACTTTTAGAACAAGCGCTAGTTAAAGTCAATACGAGTGATCCAGATGTTATTTCGACCATCATTAGTCGGTTCTCCCACATACCAAAGTTGAAAGAAGGAAGTTCTTACCACAA GATGAAGATCATTGATCGCTGTTTCTCTCGAAGAACAGTCGAAGAAATCATATCTGCTCTT GAAAGTGAGGCTTTGAACAAGAATGATGACTGGGTCTCTTCTACCATCCAATCGCTAAAGAAAGCATCCCCTACAAGTCTTAAAATTTCATTGAGATCA ATAAGAGAAGGGAGGCTGCAAGGTGTTGGTAGCTGCCTTATCCGAGAGTATAGGATGGTTTGTCATGTGTTGATGGGAGAATTTAGCAAGGATTTTTTCGAG GGATGCAGAGCTTTACTCATCGACAAGGATAGAAATCCTAAG TTACTTCTCCAAGATAGAAGATGA
- the LOC107773252 gene encoding uric acid degradation bifunctional protein TTL-like isoform X2 gives MGSVFDEKDFLACCGSTKFGKEMVAAAPFSTLQDAILAARHIWFNKVDVNGWLEAFAAHPQIGQSPSKNHQSPTFAQWSKGEQSTALATATDSTLQELFEWNARYREKFGFIFLICASGRSTLEILAELKIRYQNRPIIEFEIAAQEQMKITELRLAKLFTDKADTAPTIKPLATTNIARKAEDRVKIIGAHMTAATGDAGAKPAHIPNRTRPPITTHVLDTSRGCPANGIEVQLEMWNDNQTRPQFDKANIGGWKVLGSSATDKDGRSGQLMNMVEALAPGIYRISFNTGEYIPDGFFPYVSIVFEIRESQKWDHFHVPLLLSPFSFSTYRGS, from the exons ATGGGATCAGTATTTGATGAAAAGGATTTCCTGGCATGCTGTGGGAGCACCAAATTCGGAAAGGAGATGGTAGCAGCTGCCCCCTTTTCCACTCTCCAAGATGCCATCCTTGCTGCCAGACATATCTGGTTCAACAAG GTTGATGTAAATGGGTGGCTTGAAGCATTTGCTGCTCATCCACAAATTGGTCAAAGCCCTTCCAAGAATCACCAAAGCCCTACTTTTGCCCA GTGGAGCAAGGGCGAGCAGTCAACAGCTCTGGCCACTGCTACTGATTCTACGTTACAG GAACTGTTTGAGTGGAATGCTCGCTATAGGGAGAAGTTTGGATTTATCTTCTTGATATGTGCTTCAGGGAGAAGTACCCTTGAGATACTTGCAGAGTTGAAG ATACGGTACCAGAACAGACCAATAATTGAGTTTGAGATTGCAGCCCAGGAGCAAATGAAAATAACTGAATTACGCCTTGCCAAACTCTTCACGGACAAAGCAGATACTGCACCAACAATTAAACCGTTGGCTACAACTAATATTGCGAGAAAAGCAGAAG ATCGTGTGAAAATTATTGGAGCACATATGACTGCTGCAACTGGAGATGCTGGAGCAAAACCAGCTCATATACCAAATAGAACTCGCCCGCCCATCACAACCCATGTTCTGGATACTAGTCGTGGATGTCCAGCGAATGGAATTGAAGTACAACTAGAGATGTGGAATGACAACCAAACAAGACCGCAGTTTGACAAAGCTAATATTGGTGGGTGGAAAGTACTAGGGTCTTCAGCTACGGACAAAGATGGTCGAAGTGGTCAGTTGATGAATATGGTTGAAGCTTTGGCTCCAGGAATATATCGGATAAGTTTCAACACGGGTGAGTATATTCCTGATGGATTTTTTCCCTATGTCTCTATTGTTTTTGAGATCAGAGAGTCCCAGAAATGGGATCACTTTCATGTTCCTTTGCTGCTCTCTCCATTCTCATTCTCCACATATCGTGGTAGCTAG